Genomic DNA from Epinephelus moara isolate mb chromosome 24, YSFRI_EMoa_1.0, whole genome shotgun sequence:
TGTAATGACACACTCATTTTGTCCAGCAGTTGTCTCATGACTCAGCTGGCTCtatctttgttgttgttctggcTACTTCAGAAATGTTTCTCCTCAGTTGTTTACCACCAAAGCCCCATGCTTGTGTTTCCATTATATTGAACAATAATAACATTGAATATGAACATCATTCAGTTAGAATTATCTCCTCAAACACAATCTAAGACAGCCCTATAAAACAGGCATGTTGTCAGGGAACGTCCAGTGAAAACAAAGAGAAGAATGGCAGAGCTAATGTGGAGCTGGGCCTGCACAGAGTTGGGTTTCAGTCTAATTGGGATCATACGCCGCATGTGCAGTTTTGGCACATACGTTAGATTAATCAGGGGCTCTTTAATCGTGGAGAAATTCTCCTGTGCGTGGCTGGGCGGacgctgccccccccccccccccccctccagaCCCCCAGCCTGGGCTCTGTCTAAGCACAGACCTTTTGACTCCATAAACACCCGCTCTCAAAAATTGGGGTCAACCTCTCATTGCTCGCACCGGAGCGCTATCATGCCACCACAAAGGGTCCCCTTAATGATTAAATTGCGTTGAGTATGGATGTTCCGAATCTGCAGATTCCTGGCGGCTGACTCTTCCTCCTGATTGTAATTTATGTCGGAAGTCATTGCTGTCCAACACTCGGCCCAGGAGAGAGGATGTGCACGTGGATAAAGCCTGCATCATCCAGCCTGCTGCAGCTTTAATCCGCACTGTGAAGCAAAggccacctcacacacacaccttgtagCAGTTACAAGCTGACAATAGTGAGAAAGGCAtttctaaaaatgtgtttgtcttctttttagCTCTCAGCTCTGTTGTTAAAGTTAACTTGTCATTAATCTGCATATGATTAAGCCTTGACATAAATTTGACATTCTGGGCGAGGGATTGATTAGCcaagaagatgatgatgatgactgtgtgtgtgtgtgtgtgtgtgtgtgtgtgtgtgtgtgtgtgtgtgtgtgtgtgtgtgtgtgtgtgtgtgtNgtgtgtgtgtgtgtgtgtgtgtgtgtcagggacTTGCAGATGTCCATGTGGCTCCTTAGGTGAAACTGAGAACTGTTATACAAGACCACCAAGTAAAAAAAGAGGTGCACTTtgaaaggagaggaagatgTTTGGGATGATTAGCAGGAATTTTAAGAATCTCCCTAATTTGTAAAGAGCAGCCAGTGAAAATGAATATAGAGAGTTTATTAAGCCTCAGAGGCATCACCACCCTTCAACTGGATGAAACCAATATAAATATTATGAACTCCTAATTTAAACTATAAGGTTATTTCGTCTGTGCAATAATTTGAAATATGCCACTTTTTTCATCGTAATGTGAATTCCATACTTAACATTCTAAGCAAGAAAATTGGTTTTGTCTTTATGTAATTACGACACCTTGGTTGCTGGAATAAGTGCTGAACCTTACAGATGAAAGCAGGTCTTTGAAACTTAAGGTGCTGGTAATTTTATATTAAAGGGAGAATCCAAGAAAATGCCTCTGTATGATGGATTTAAGACAAATAAGCACAGTAAAAGTCTTTTAAGTATAGTGTTTGTGGGTGGGTACCTGAAATTCAGACCTTTAAATTCTGTATTTAAGACACATTTGCTTTGAAGTGAATGATCTGAGCCTCTCTTCTGTTTACAGCACtttaacacacactgacataagCTGATGTTTGCCACGTTAAGATCCAGCTGCTTATTGATCCCACACACTGCCAGCTTCAAGGACAATATCTTAACCTCAAGGTCATCAGGCCCAAAATAAGGCTGGTGGAAACCGCAAGGTCTGAGCAATTCTGTttcatgtgcttgtttttcacacagcagagactgtcaagatttaaatgtgttttcattctaTCAAATTGCACTGAATTGTTTTCtgacataacacacacacacacacacacacacacatatatatatatatatatatatatatgtacatattcCACActaatgtcatattttttgcTTAAATTAAGCGTTTGGTGATCAAGGAAAATTTAATAACATGTTTTTCAGATCAGCCATAACTGTCTCATGATTTTGTATAATATGTGAAAATAGATATCATTAGTTTGTTtacaaaaattattttatttgcaggTTGATAAGTTTGAGCCTAAAGGGGTGCccagttattttttctctgtttccacaTATTTTTGGCTAATGTGAGAGTGGCTTTAaaaatatagcctatatatttttgattatcaatctttcttttctttttctttttggtttatATTTTATACAAGCTTTAGCACTTGTGTCATGGTAGGTAACATGACCTGATGGAAGACGGCGTTGCTGTTTTATCCCGTGCGTGCGCACTGACGCGTTATTAAAACAGTCTTTGActctattgttttatttaagtgtcGTTGTGAGGCAGATTTGAGAAAGACAGATGTTCACAACTTTTTTTATCCGTATGACGCCATAATTCAATTTAAAGAATTGGCTGATAAAGCAGAACCAACTCAAAATGTCTGCTCCGTTTAAATATTATCTGAGTGGTGAGGTGTGTGTCGTCACAGCTGCATCTGCTTTGTTCATTTACACATTCAGTTGGGTGTTTTATAGTTTAATGAAAAGGCGACTGAGCCTATTTAACTAAACGTGACTTTGTATTAACTAGCTTGGATTTCATGTTATTGCTCAGGCCTGTTTATACTGTTTTAGTTTGTCGATTTCCCTTTATTAAAAAGCTGAATAACAAACAAGCTATTACCCGTGCTTATCAATAATTACTGAGTTACAGACTGATATtcacatgaaaagaaaaaagctaaaCATACCTGTATAACGCGCTTAGAGGACTTTATCCTGCTTCAAGATATTGAAATAACTTTAATATTCCTGCTGCACACTAGGGGCTCTGCAGTGATCTCACACGGATTAAATGACTTGGGTTGTTTAGACTGTACTTTTACAAGTATTTGGCCCAGTAGGCTATATATGTTATTAATACATtccaagaaaaaagaaagtatAATAGTTTGCGTAAATTTGCGTAAAAACACAATTTAGCTTAGAAATGccattttaaaatcacatatctGACCGTGACAGACCCATATGGGTTCCCAGTTAACTTAACACTGATTCCGACACAAATCTTCCGATGGTATAACTTATAACTAATATTAGGCCTGTAATTGTACCGCTGTGTTCTGCCTTTGATCAGCGCCTAGAACTCGTTCCGTGACTAAACCTTCAGCGCTTTGAGCTTTACGcactctgtttgtctctctctctctctctctctctctctctctctctctctctctctctctcacacacacacacacacacacacacacacacacacacacacacacacactgtacctaGTTGACATAAGAAGGTATGAAAGGTTATGAGAGGAGGCCTCGATGGAGTTCAGTCCACACGGTACGTTTGTGTGGAGTTCGCGGCCTGCGTGCTGTCTGGGGATGTTGCTGTTAGGGTGTTAATAATTCCCATTTGCATTCAAAAGCAGTCCGaataacttgtttaaaaatgcaaaatgttcTCCACTTCATTTGACTAAACCTGCTCAAAACTGATCTCCTGAACTTAATGGAATAACTAAAACCATGTGAAGGCTGCAGGTCAAACTGCACACAGCAACTGATTCACATAATAAATGTCTCTGCCACATGAATTAGACTAAACATTTACACATTCTTTGTAGGTTAAACGTAGATATTAATAAATATCGCTTtcataccaaagataatttgcCAAGAAATGCTTATTTGTTTCACACGCGTTTTTACTGAACCTGAACGCCTCACAGCCGTTAAAGCTGTCCTCATTGACATCTCTGGCATCTAAACTCAACTTAAGGTTTAATGTTAACTCCTAACAAGAAAATGAAGTCCaaataaaattatatatgtCCGGATCAAGGTAAGATCCCACCAATGCTTCAAAAAATGCTgggaacaaaaagaaagaaatgaaatatataaataataaaataaaagagagtttcatgtctctgctgaagcacagtcacacagcatTAGGAATATATTACAAGGCTGgaaatgtgtaaaataatatTCGAAAACATGTCGCGGGCCTTTGAtagaaattagaaaaataaaagtttttaaatcaaattcaaGCAAAGCTGTGGGCACTGTGCTGTGAGGTCATAAtaacacttaaaaataaaactctcTAAGTAAATAAGCCTAAAATAACCACATCTGGTGTAAATATGTCTCTCTCACCTGCAGCAGAAcattaagatttttaaaaatattttaggaaaaaacaagtttctttgctctgttttcCATTAGCCCCTGGGACGAGTCAGCATCTTTCACAATTTAATGAACAACAGCACAATGTGTGAATCCACGTCTCCTGCTAGATCCTATTATGATAACATTAAACCGGTATCCACTTCTAGAGCTCTGTTCAAGTGGTAACATTTAATAATCCTGGCTGCATttagtctttctctctctcacgctgttattttttttaatgtgtggtCAGTAAtcaatgaaacatttttcttgtTGCGAGGATATGTAACCATATTAGGCCCTGAGCTATGTGAAAACAAGTGTGTGAGACTGATGAGCtgtcaccaccaccatcaccatcaccatatTCACTTGTGCCGTACACACTGGATTAATAGTTTATCATGAGCCTGTGTCCCTTATAATAAACAGAGAACAGTATtagtgaaaatatatttaataattaaacatAGCATAGTTACACAAAGGGAATGCAACAACAGATGAGTGAGAGTGGATCCATAGAATATAAAGTTTAGACCTACTGCAAAGGTTTGAGCTCCCTCTTCAACAGCAGCAAGTTCATCATGAGGGAATGCATGGTAGGGCTacgacaaaaaaaacacatggctGTTGGAGGATGTCGGCTTGTACAGTTCAGGCTCCTTCGGGGCCTGCAAGTCTTTGGAGTCTGCACAAAGACGGTCCGGCTTCGAGGAGCGTCAGAACATCCTCTCCGCTCCGTTTTACAGTCTGGCTCCATCCTGAGCATCCCAGAGGCTCTGTGTATAGAGTCAGATATCTGCTGGGTCATTCCTCCTGAGTGCTCTCTAAGTGGGAGCTCGAGCCTTCAGACTGGCGGTCAGTGTCGGCGGTGGATCGTTCTTGTTCAGAGAGCTGCTCGCTGCTGGGGATGGAGTTCTTCTTTGGGCGGCCTTTTGGTTTCGTGGGTGACTCCAGGCCTCCTCCCTGCAACACCTGCAGGTTAAACGTAGGCAGAAAAGTCAGCTCAACTACAGACTGTAATGCAAGTTAAGATAAAAAAAGAGGTGACCTGTGTGACCTCTAGTCATCACACCAACACAAATGTTAAATAGcatattttcagtttatttatgCTGCATATTCTCCATCATGAACTAAATGCAAAGATATAACACAGGCCTTTACTCTAAACTCATCTAATGTGGCCCTCGTGTATGCAGGGTTGAGTATACATTTCAGTCTGAGTCAGTGTCAACCCGTTCTACTGAGCTACGCTTTCCATCAACATCTGCTGAAATCACACAAAGCAAAACTGTTTCCTGTTCTTTGTTCTTGTTGTTTGCACTGTTGTTGTAGGCCTGACCTCATAAAATAACCACCAccacatcaccatcatcatcatcttggtttttatcatcataatcataatcataatgaAGAATAACTTACAATTTTCTTCCATTTCATCCTTCTGTTCTGGTACCATGTTTTCACTTGCAGCTGACTGAGGCCCAACGACTCCGCCAGGTCTATTCTGTGAGGAACAAATACGCTAAAATCAGTTATTCCCAATCAGGTTAAGcttttgcaaacatttttttctgtttgggCAAATGGTTTTCTAAAAACGTAGCAAAATAAACTGTCAAATCCATGTCATTTTAGTAGTAACTTAAAGGGACACTGTGAGATATTCATGGCTACCTCAAGGGGCATAGGTTTAGTTTCAAAATTGAGGGGAGGGACACTCTGTGCCAGAAAATTATGAGCATtcaacacttaatttcctgcattctggtgattttttttatgcaccaatctGTGCCTTATCTGCATCactttatggtggaaatgtttttaattttgtcaaaataaaagttctctcctggttttgtatttttatcagGTGggggataaatgcacatgttttaACTATTGAGAGGGACGTATCCCTTGTGTTCCTCCCAAAATCTACACTTATGCTTTGAATTATAATGTAGCTACCACTGAAAATACTGAGGTCATGTCCTGTGTATTTTTTGTGAAATCGTGAGAATTAGCAACATGGGGAAGTTTCTCCCAGTATTTTTAGACCccatatatttacatttaaccaacaaaataaaagtatagCTATTTTATTAGCagtgcaaaaaatattttatacatcACTGTTGGGGAATAGCATCTACAGAAAGTACAGTTTAAACTGTTAAAGGGGAAAAGTCCAAGTAATAATgaatatacaaataaaaatagctACATGTTTGTGTCTAGTCAAATGTCGGCCTCAGTAAAACTGTCTGCAGCCCTGCTCAGCACACAGACTGTGGACCCACCTATCAGGCGTAGACAGATACTTCTGCTTCTCGAAGCGCTTCTCCAGCCCCATGAGCTGCAGCTCGGTGAACACAGTGCGGCTCCGGCGGCCCTTCTTGGTCTTGCTGCCTCCGTCGCCTCCGTGCTCCAGCTTCCCGCGGAGGTGCAGGTCCAGCGGCAGGTGGTGAGACGCAGCGCCGAGCTGCAGGCCCGAAGCGGCGGACAGCAGAGGGGAGCCGAGCGGGGAGCCGAGCGGAGAGCCGAGCGAGCAGGACAGCGGGGACATGGGGAACTTGAGGAGGCTGGTCTGGTCGGCTTTGAGGACTGGAGAGACCAGAGGAggaacaaagacacacagacagaggggtTGGTTTCAGAAACTGAACTCAGGTCACGGTTTACAGATAGTTTAGGTTGGTTTAAGTTGGAACAGGACACACCAGTGATCAATGGGCTTAATTTTACTGAATGTTATGATATGTGACTGTCTCTACAGTCGCCTACAGAAACATCTGAACTTTACAGACTTCTCAGGTCAGAGTTCAGGGCCGTGTTGCTTCCACACAGGAATCAACTCATCTCACAACTACAGCTGATGGATCAGGAGCAAATATATTCATAACGCACTCATGATCAATATGAACATGAAGTTAGGCGAAACTCTGTAGTGATACGGGGCCTTGTTGTAAACTTGATTGGCCTGAGACGTTAAAATAAGACCTGTGTACTGTCttgttatatgtatttatatataggCTGTCATCAGGTTCtattaaaaacagatttggATACATGATTGTGTCTTTAATTCAAATAAGGCACCTGATTTCatcattaaacaaataaaagcatgtgATGGACAGCGCCACGCCTTTTCCACACAAACGGTTATTGATGTTAAATTATAATTTCAGGTGTTGACATGTAAATTAGATTTATAATCAGAGGGTGTTGTAGCTCTGTGACTCCGGacatttcaattaaaaaaagaaagaaaataaaattacgCACAGTAGGTTGCACTTTGATAGCCTGGACACATTTTGGCCAAATAAagtattgcattttttttttattgttattatcttaAATCattgtttctattattttatttttaaaac
This window encodes:
- the barx1 gene encoding homeobox protein BarH-like 1, with the translated sequence MQHPLDMGAHYYPPEVHPDHRTHRYRSFMIEEILTDHPEHKASAPAGELLKFGVQALLSARPFHNQLVLKADQTSLLKFPMSPLSCSLGSPLGSPLGSPLLSAASGLQLGAASHHLPLDLHLRGKLEHGGDGGSKTKKGRRSRTVFTELQLMGLEKRFEKQKYLSTPDRIDLAESLGLSQLQVKTWYQNRRMKWKKIVLQGGGLESPTKPKGRPKKNSIPSSEQLSEQERSTADTDRQSEGSSSHLESTQEE